A single region of the Saprospiraceae bacterium genome encodes:
- a CDS encoding CusA/CzcA family heavy metal efflux RND transporter translates to MIDHIIRFSIQQKLIVGLLVAAMVGWGMYSLQHLPLDAVPDITDNQVQVITNAPTLAAQEVEQLITYPLEMAMGNIPKVIEIRSVSRFGLSVITVVFEEDMNVYLARQLIDERIKTVQNQIPPGLGQPEMGPITTGLGEIYQYVIYPAVGYEDQYSAMELRSLQDWVVKRQLVGLEGVIEVNSSGGYLKQYEVAVDPDKLKSMQLSLGDLFQAIEENNANTGGSYIEKKHYTYFIRSEGLVKSKEDIEQIVVKNVNGQPVLVKDVAKVQFGHAPRFGAVTMNGIGEVVAGQVLMLKGANAAEVTERVKARMVQIEKSLPEGIIIEPYLDRSKLVDRTTKTVITNLVEGGLIVVFVLVLLLGNFRAGLIVASVIPLAMLFAVSMMRLFGVSANLMSLGAIDFGLIVDGAVIIVEAILHHLAIRKKGEHLSQAQMDGEVSLASTQIRKSAAFGEIIILIVYIPILFLTGVEGKMFKPMAQTVSFAILGALLLSLTYVPMMAALFLQKNIQDKQTIADRIIMQLYKWYRPVLQFSLHFKRLVLFLTLGLFAVSLWIFSRMGGEFIPTLEEGDFALHQILPPGSSLGQGVEVSAHLQRILLDNFPEVEKVVTKIGTAEIPTDIMPLEAGDIYVILKPKKEWTSARTREELFAKMEVEMNKFPGVMYEFTQPIQMRFNELMTGIRQDIAIKIYGEDIGILAQKAKEAKALIEQIPGVGDLQVEATAGLQQMIIQYDRAKIAKYGLNIMAINHMIRAGFAGASAGSIFEGEKRFDLVVRLDIPFRQDIEDIRNLFIPLPNGQQIPLYEVAQVEFQEGPTQISRDNTQRRITIGVNARERDIQQLVADIQDRLDGGLELAPGYYITYGGQFENLERAQARLMIAVPIALTLIFVLLFLTFGSVKQTLLIYTAIPLSAIGGVWALYLRGMPFSISAGVGFIALFGVAVLNGIVLIAYFNRLKKEETMTVMERIMNGTKVRLRPVVMTAAVASFGFLPMAISTTAGAEVQQPLATVVIGGLITATFLTLIILPILYYFSEKQWTLKSGSVAGMVALLLLSTAVQAQSQQISLEEAQEKALAIYPSLRANRLQVQQGQQLSTIPASHPAANIFVTGEEFDLAGNSGIHSLGIQQNFNLPKTTRVLRQFYSAQTALAKAQLALTEQEVKGAVALAYFDLLYYQQKQSIIEQQMNLYQDFVTLSQQLFEAGESGRIPLLTAQTKREETQLTRQQTLADYQIMLQHFNRWLSTDTLFETATAALPPPTDKVNIALDQHPQLLHFQQQQQVSAAQVDVIKSQNLPQLNTGFRLQSVNGKILFYGYQLGINVPLFTQATKRQAEAASLNIAIQQANSEDVRLQLTNTYRKLDIQLQRQLESLQYIETVLLPQAAERQQLVVEAYRQSEATYLEYVQGIEQLIKYRFQYLDALYQYHFLQNQRRYLLVD, encoded by the coding sequence ATGATAGATCATATCATTCGATTTTCCATACAACAGAAGCTGATTGTTGGTTTGTTGGTAGCAGCCATGGTGGGTTGGGGAATGTACTCCCTTCAGCATTTACCACTGGATGCTGTGCCAGATATCACAGACAACCAGGTACAAGTGATTACCAATGCGCCCACTTTGGCTGCACAAGAGGTGGAACAACTCATCACCTATCCGCTTGAGATGGCAATGGGCAATATCCCCAAGGTCATTGAAATTCGTTCGGTTTCTCGCTTTGGCCTTTCGGTAATTACCGTTGTGTTTGAGGAGGACATGAACGTGTATTTAGCTCGTCAGCTCATTGATGAACGGATAAAAACCGTGCAAAATCAAATTCCGCCAGGGCTTGGGCAGCCAGAGATGGGGCCTATCACGACGGGGCTGGGGGAGATTTATCAATACGTCATTTATCCAGCAGTAGGCTATGAAGACCAATATTCTGCCATGGAATTGCGAAGTTTACAAGATTGGGTGGTAAAAAGGCAATTAGTGGGTCTCGAAGGGGTGATTGAGGTGAATAGCTCAGGTGGTTACCTCAAGCAATACGAAGTCGCCGTTGATCCCGACAAACTGAAAAGTATGCAGCTGAGTTTGGGCGACCTCTTCCAGGCGATTGAGGAGAACAATGCCAATACTGGCGGCTCCTATATTGAAAAGAAACATTACACCTATTTTATCAGAAGTGAGGGCTTGGTAAAAAGCAAGGAGGACATCGAACAGATAGTGGTTAAGAATGTCAATGGACAGCCTGTTTTGGTGAAAGATGTGGCCAAGGTACAGTTTGGCCATGCGCCACGATTTGGTGCCGTGACCATGAATGGCATTGGAGAGGTCGTGGCAGGCCAGGTGTTGATGCTCAAGGGTGCCAATGCGGCAGAAGTAACGGAAAGGGTGAAAGCGCGAATGGTGCAGATTGAAAAATCCTTGCCTGAAGGTATCATTATAGAACCCTATCTCGATCGTAGCAAACTGGTGGATCGAACCACCAAAACTGTCATTACCAACCTCGTGGAAGGGGGCCTGATCGTCGTCTTTGTTTTGGTCTTATTATTGGGCAATTTTCGAGCAGGTTTGATTGTGGCTTCGGTCATTCCTCTGGCGATGTTGTTTGCGGTATCTATGATGCGGCTGTTTGGCGTATCTGCCAACTTGATGAGCCTGGGAGCGATCGACTTTGGGTTGATTGTAGATGGAGCGGTGATTATTGTGGAAGCCATTCTTCATCATTTAGCCATACGAAAAAAAGGCGAACACCTATCGCAGGCGCAAATGGATGGCGAAGTCAGCCTTGCTTCAACTCAAATTCGGAAATCAGCGGCCTTTGGAGAGATCATCATTTTGATTGTTTATATACCCATTCTTTTCCTCACTGGGGTGGAAGGTAAAATGTTCAAGCCGATGGCGCAAACGGTAAGCTTTGCCATCTTGGGCGCTTTGTTGCTTTCGTTGACCTATGTACCGATGATGGCGGCGCTTTTTTTACAAAAAAACATCCAGGATAAGCAGACCATTGCCGACCGGATCATTATGCAGCTGTACAAATGGTATCGCCCCGTGCTGCAATTTTCGCTTCACTTTAAACGATTGGTCCTCTTCCTAACCCTTGGTCTTTTTGCGGTTAGTCTTTGGATCTTTAGTCGAATGGGCGGGGAGTTCATTCCCACCCTGGAAGAGGGAGACTTTGCGCTGCATCAAATTCTGCCGCCTGGGAGTTCATTGGGGCAGGGAGTGGAAGTTTCGGCGCACCTACAGCGCATTTTACTGGATAATTTCCCGGAGGTCGAAAAGGTGGTCACCAAAATCGGAACGGCAGAGATTCCGACAGATATCATGCCGTTGGAGGCTGGCGACATATATGTCATTTTGAAACCCAAAAAAGAATGGACCTCAGCCCGAACCCGTGAGGAGCTCTTTGCCAAAATGGAGGTAGAAATGAATAAATTCCCAGGGGTCATGTACGAGTTCACCCAACCCATCCAAATGCGTTTCAATGAATTGATGACGGGCATCCGACAGGATATTGCCATTAAAATTTATGGTGAGGACATTGGTATTTTAGCCCAAAAAGCCAAAGAGGCGAAAGCGTTAATTGAACAAATTCCTGGCGTGGGGGACCTACAAGTGGAGGCAACAGCAGGGCTGCAACAAATGATTATCCAATATGATCGGGCAAAAATAGCTAAGTATGGGCTGAATATTATGGCCATAAACCATATGATCAGGGCCGGATTTGCCGGCGCTTCCGCAGGTTCGATCTTTGAAGGAGAAAAGCGATTTGATTTGGTGGTGCGGTTGGATATTCCTTTCCGACAAGATATTGAAGACATCCGCAATTTATTTATTCCGCTTCCCAACGGTCAACAAATTCCACTGTATGAAGTGGCGCAAGTGGAATTCCAAGAAGGCCCTACCCAGATTTCCAGGGATAACACCCAGCGGCGAATCACGATAGGGGTAAATGCGCGGGAACGAGATATTCAACAATTGGTAGCCGATATTCAGGATCGGCTTGACGGTGGCTTAGAACTAGCGCCCGGTTACTATATTACTTACGGAGGGCAGTTTGAAAACCTGGAAAGGGCACAAGCCCGTTTGATGATCGCTGTGCCGATTGCCTTAACCCTGATTTTCGTCTTGCTTTTCCTCACCTTTGGGTCGGTTAAGCAAACGCTGCTGATTTACACCGCCATTCCGCTTTCTGCGATTGGTGGTGTTTGGGCTTTGTACCTGCGCGGTATGCCCTTCAGCATCTCTGCGGGGGTGGGTTTTATTGCACTTTTTGGGGTGGCCGTACTCAATGGCATTGTACTGATCGCCTATTTTAATCGATTGAAAAAAGAAGAAACGATGACAGTCATGGAACGCATTATGAATGGCACGAAAGTCAGGTTGCGCCCTGTTGTGATGACGGCTGCCGTGGCCTCTTTTGGTTTCCTACCTATGGCTATTTCAACTACTGCGGGGGCAGAGGTACAACAACCGCTGGCAACGGTTGTGATTGGTGGATTGATTACGGCCACTTTCCTGACGCTGATTATTTTGCCTATCCTCTACTATTTCTCAGAAAAACAATGGACATTAAAATCCGGTTCCGTAGCAGGTATGGTTGCTTTATTGCTCCTGAGTACGGCTGTACAGGCCCAAAGCCAGCAAATATCCTTGGAAGAAGCCCAGGAAAAGGCCCTGGCTATATACCCTAGTCTGCGAGCCAATCGACTGCAAGTCCAGCAAGGGCAGCAGCTCAGTACGATCCCGGCCTCCCATCCGGCTGCCAATATTTTTGTCACAGGAGAAGAATTTGACCTGGCGGGTAATAGTGGGATTCATTCCCTGGGCATCCAGCAAAACTTTAACTTACCCAAAACGACCAGGGTGCTTCGGCAATTTTACAGTGCCCAAACCGCCTTAGCTAAGGCGCAGCTGGCCCTTACGGAGCAAGAGGTGAAAGGGGCAGTAGCTTTGGCTTATTTTGACTTGCTATATTATCAGCAAAAACAAAGTATCATTGAGCAACAAATGAACCTTTACCAGGATTTCGTGACGCTTAGCCAGCAATTGTTTGAGGCGGGAGAAAGCGGACGGATCCCTTTGCTAACGGCTCAGACCAAGCGGGAGGAAACCCAGCTGACCCGACAGCAGACCTTAGCTGATTACCAAATCATGTTGCAGCACTTTAATCGATGGCTGTCTACGGATACCCTTTTTGAAACGGCTACAGCGGCATTGCCTCCACCAACGGACAAGGTTAACATAGCCCTTGACCAGCACCCTCAGCTGCTACACTTTCAGCAACAGCAACAAGTGTCGGCTGCTCAGGTTGACGTCATCAAAAGCCAAAATCTCCCACAACTCAACACTGGTTTTCGACTTCAATCCGTCAATGGGAAAATACTCTTTTATGGGTATCAATTGGGTATTAACGTTCCGCTCTTTACCCAGGCGACAAAGCGCCAGGCAGAAGCTGCATCTCTTAATATAGCTATCCAACAGGCCAACTCGGAAGACGTCCGGCTTCAGTTAACGAACACTTACCGAAAACTGGATATACAGCTTCAACGCCAGTTGGAGAGCCTTCAATACATCGAAACGGTCTTGCTTCCACAAGCAGCAGAACGGCAACAATTGGTCGTAGAAGCCTATCGCCAGAGTGAGGCGACTTACCTGGAGTATGTGCAGGGCATTGAACAACTCATTAAGTATCGTTTTCAGTACCTGGATGCGCTTTACCAATATCATTTTTTACAAAACCAAAGGCGATATTTATTAGTGGACTAA
- a CDS encoding gliding motility-associated C-terminal domain-containing protein: MRLHYSICGIILSFLYSIGGISQDYLKTLEEPDKYLHQKIVRFPNGDILIGDSSTEALNSGGNGKILLTRMDNCGQVEWSYSYETIGLYIEFRDFKINAQSEIIVYGSAYKGFDERIFLLKVLPNGSIRRFLLFNTGTVDHFTYNLDLKNGQVLAYGLLLDWNVQKQGFVALFDEDLNYQWGKRFTPFDTGGEAIILEDGGFLGRSGSYLYKLDKHGALDWASINTSITSSTPIAGPIAVEGGYVFESSQEEESFFFKLDKSGHLIWTSSKFPSTQAAAAIKMQPDGNLLAVYSSPGTNENYLCYLLLAPTGEILRQRQLQTDLSFRTGDTDHTLSDDGILTIAGNAAGATNANQVGDFLLQFSLDGEGNDCFYWEDIQATLPNHANLTFIPLDTIIRDLNMSLFQEEIQLEKATIKTPLFQNQCDQAPHGNQVQVDTLLKCGENWLVSLPSSDFIWLDNALSTPRLLDQEGAYRASNRNCVQPITYTYTLEREACKCAVFLPNALSPNNDSYNDGLSLYSNCTLTAMTMKVYSRWGDLLFESRNTNNFWDGKSKGQVVPPGLYVVTVSYQLVDEVGEVQTGEIAQEVLVLR; this comes from the coding sequence ATGAGGCTTCACTACTCTATCTGCGGCATTATACTGTCTTTTTTGTATAGTATAGGAGGGATATCCCAAGACTACCTCAAGACATTGGAGGAGCCTGATAAGTATTTACATCAAAAGATTGTTCGCTTTCCGAATGGAGATATCTTAATTGGCGACTCCTCTACTGAAGCCCTGAATTCAGGAGGAAATGGAAAGATTTTACTAACGCGGATGGATAATTGCGGGCAGGTGGAGTGGTCTTATAGTTATGAGACCATTGGGCTATATATCGAATTTCGGGATTTCAAAATCAATGCCCAAAGTGAAATTATTGTCTATGGAAGTGCCTACAAAGGTTTTGACGAAAGGATCTTTTTGTTGAAGGTCTTGCCAAATGGTTCCATAAGGCGTTTTCTGCTGTTCAATACGGGAACGGTTGACCATTTCACCTACAACCTCGACCTAAAAAATGGCCAGGTGCTCGCCTATGGATTGTTGTTGGATTGGAATGTCCAAAAACAAGGGTTTGTAGCCCTTTTTGATGAAGATTTGAATTACCAATGGGGTAAGCGGTTTACGCCTTTTGATACCGGCGGGGAAGCTATTATATTAGAAGATGGGGGATTTTTAGGTCGATCAGGAAGCTATCTTTACAAACTAGATAAGCATGGTGCATTAGACTGGGCCAGTATCAATACCAGCATTACTTCTTCCACTCCTATTGCGGGCCCCATTGCCGTGGAAGGCGGATATGTGTTTGAATCCTCCCAAGAAGAAGAAAGCTTTTTTTTTAAACTAGATAAAAGTGGACACCTGATTTGGACAAGCTCCAAATTCCCTTCCACCCAGGCTGCCGCAGCTATAAAAATGCAGCCAGATGGTAACCTGCTTGCCGTTTACAGTAGCCCAGGTACAAATGAAAACTATCTATGTTACTTGCTTTTAGCTCCTACTGGTGAAATATTACGACAACGGCAGTTGCAGACCGACCTTTCCTTCCGGACCGGAGATACGGATCACACGCTAAGTGATGATGGCATTTTAACCATTGCGGGCAATGCCGCAGGCGCTACGAATGCGAACCAAGTCGGCGACTTTTTATTGCAGTTTTCATTGGATGGAGAAGGCAATGACTGCTTCTATTGGGAAGATATACAAGCCACCCTTCCCAATCATGCAAATCTCACCTTTATACCATTGGATACCATTATTCGAGATTTAAATATGAGCCTGTTCCAGGAAGAAATACAGCTTGAAAAAGCAACCATAAAAACGCCCCTTTTTCAAAACCAATGTGACCAAGCCCCTCATGGCAACCAGGTGCAAGTCGATACGCTTTTGAAATGTGGCGAGAACTGGCTGGTCTCCCTGCCCTCCTCCGATTTTATCTGGCTTGATAATGCCCTCTCCACCCCTCGCCTCCTCGACCAGGAAGGCGCCTACCGCGCTTCCAATCGGAACTGTGTCCAACCCATCACCTATACCTACACCCTGGAACGGGAAGCTTGCAAATGTGCTGTTTTCCTGCCGAACGCCCTTAGCCCCAACAATGACAGCTACAATGATGGCCTAAGTTTATACAGCAATTGCACCCTGACAGCCATGACCATGAAGGTCTACAGCCGCTGGGGAGATTTATTGTTTGAAAGTAGAAATACCAATAATTTTTGGGATGGAAAAAGTAAGGGGCAGGTTGTCCCCCCTGGTTTATATGTGGTAACGGTGAGCTACCAATTGGTGGATGAGGTGGGAGAAGTTCAGACGGGCGAAATTGCACAGGAGGTTTTGGTGTTGCGGTGA
- a CDS encoding efflux RND transporter permease subunit, with translation MNIPKFAIDNYQLTLTVFVALMVMGVMSFIGMPQREDPVVEIPQSFIVAVYPGANPEDMESQVVDPIEEAVNELEDIKEVSTLIKDGVAVTEVEFTYGVDADAKYDDLLRQVSQIRGKLPEDLYQLDVRKISTSTVNIMQMALVSEKATYQKMKSEAERIKRVIEDVPGVKKVEIEAYPAQEIRIALNPVLMTEMNISLDDVERAIQSNNANIPGGAVKVSNRLFNIKTSGSFDNLSEIKNTVVGGYQGKIIYLKNIAAVYFDYEDDRWLARYNGERAIYINTQQKDGYNIFDIANPIKEKAGQLELAGDIKLAYVFDQAIGVKDRVSGFLSNLLQGIVLVGVIIFLLLGARSSSIVMMAIPLSILIGLWVVDASGFSLQQMSIAGLIVALGLLVDNSIAIIENIERFIGMGYNRREAAIEATQQLIAPITSATLTTVLAFVPIIMMPETTGAFIKALPVTVIATLTASLIIAVSLTPYIASKVLKEKNQEAQRATYTFNLIKKFVEGPYRKALNWALQHRFLTVTLAVLSLVGALMLFPLVGVSFFPKAEKPQFRITVNLPNGSNLDATDEAVRYVESVLDTTAGVEYYASNVGHGNPRIYYNIASVNYTNTFGELFVVLERYDIDEFYELLDQLRKEFGTYPNARIDVREFVQGPPSEAPITVKIFGEDLDHLQSYAKQVEHVVKTVPGVINVDNPLRNNSTDLYFKINRDKAMMLGVPIHVIDKSIRSFVNGATIGKFRDSNADEYNIVMRYDFDEQFKLEDFNQLTVASVSGHFIPLKQLADIEFSEAPSIISHLDNDRTATVLADLDNGYTLDPVIAGIRAQLDQINWEEGYSYTFKGDLENRNDSFGGMGVASLMALLLIFGVLIIQFKSFSQPLIIFSALPLAIIGSILALYLTGIAFSFTAFVGLTSLIGIAINNSIVLVDYANKLIAEGKSVIEAAIEAGEVRFIPIVATTLTTILGLLPLTLTGGTLWAPMGWTIIGGLITSTTFVLLLVPVLYQLFTKEATIPTLEQAL, from the coding sequence ATGAATATTCCAAAGTTTGCTATTGATAATTACCAACTAACGCTCACCGTTTTTGTGGCTTTAATGGTAATGGGGGTTATGTCCTTTATCGGGATGCCTCAGCGGGAGGACCCGGTGGTGGAAATTCCCCAGAGTTTTATCGTTGCCGTATACCCGGGTGCCAATCCAGAGGACATGGAGAGCCAGGTGGTCGATCCGATAGAGGAAGCCGTGAATGAATTGGAAGATATAAAGGAAGTGTCGACCCTTATCAAAGATGGGGTAGCGGTTACGGAAGTAGAATTTACTTATGGTGTAGACGCAGATGCCAAGTATGATGACTTACTGCGACAAGTTAGCCAAATAAGAGGTAAGTTGCCAGAAGATTTGTATCAACTCGATGTCCGAAAAATTTCTACCAGCACGGTAAACATCATGCAAATGGCCCTGGTTTCGGAGAAAGCCACCTACCAAAAAATGAAATCAGAGGCAGAGCGCATTAAGCGTGTAATTGAAGATGTACCAGGGGTAAAAAAGGTTGAAATAGAAGCTTATCCAGCGCAGGAAATTCGCATTGCGCTCAATCCTGTATTGATGACTGAAATGAATATTTCGCTAGATGATGTAGAGCGGGCTATTCAAAGTAACAATGCTAATATTCCCGGCGGGGCGGTAAAGGTGTCTAATCGACTATTTAACATCAAGACTTCGGGGTCCTTTGATAACTTGTCGGAAATAAAAAACACAGTCGTTGGCGGCTACCAGGGTAAGATCATTTACTTGAAAAACATTGCTGCGGTCTATTTCGATTATGAAGATGATCGTTGGTTGGCGCGATATAATGGCGAGCGGGCTATTTATATTAATACCCAACAAAAGGATGGCTATAATATTTTTGATATTGCCAACCCTATAAAGGAGAAGGCTGGGCAGTTGGAGTTGGCCGGAGACATTAAGCTTGCTTATGTATTTGACCAGGCAATAGGTGTAAAAGACAGGGTTAGTGGCTTTTTATCTAATTTATTACAAGGAATTGTACTGGTGGGAGTCATTATCTTCCTTTTATTGGGTGCACGATCATCGTCGATTGTGATGATGGCCATCCCTTTGTCTATCCTTATTGGGTTGTGGGTCGTAGATGCCTCGGGGTTTTCTTTGCAACAAATGTCTATCGCAGGTCTGATTGTGGCACTTGGCCTTTTGGTTGATAATTCCATTGCAATTATTGAAAACATTGAGCGATTCATAGGAATGGGCTACAATCGAAGGGAGGCGGCCATAGAGGCGACCCAGCAACTGATTGCACCTATCACCAGTGCGACATTGACTACCGTCCTAGCCTTTGTTCCTATTATTATGATGCCTGAGACAACCGGTGCTTTTATAAAAGCTTTACCCGTTACGGTTATTGCCACCCTTACGGCTTCGCTCATCATTGCAGTGAGTTTGACCCCCTACATTGCTAGCAAAGTCCTAAAAGAAAAAAACCAGGAAGCTCAACGCGCCACATATACCTTTAATCTCATTAAAAAATTTGTAGAAGGACCTTATCGAAAAGCCTTAAACTGGGCCCTTCAACACCGCTTTTTGACCGTCACATTGGCTGTATTGAGCTTGGTAGGAGCCTTGATGTTATTTCCATTGGTAGGCGTTAGTTTTTTCCCAAAAGCAGAGAAGCCGCAGTTTCGAATTACCGTCAATTTGCCGAATGGTAGCAACCTCGATGCGACAGATGAGGCAGTGCGCTATGTAGAAAGCGTATTGGATACCACGGCAGGCGTTGAATATTACGCATCGAATGTTGGACATGGTAATCCGCGCATTTATTACAATATTGCTTCTGTCAATTACACCAATACTTTTGGCGAACTATTTGTCGTCTTGGAAAGATACGATATTGATGAATTTTACGAACTGTTGGATCAACTCAGGAAAGAATTTGGTACTTATCCCAATGCACGGATTGATGTGCGGGAATTTGTTCAGGGACCACCTTCCGAAGCACCTATTACGGTCAAAATTTTTGGTGAAGATTTGGACCATTTACAATCTTATGCAAAACAGGTAGAGCACGTGGTGAAAACGGTACCCGGTGTCATCAATGTGGATAATCCCTTGCGCAATAACAGTACCGATTTATATTTTAAGATCAATAGAGATAAAGCCATGATGCTGGGCGTCCCAATCCATGTGATAGATAAATCCATTCGTAGTTTTGTGAATGGGGCAACAATAGGGAAATTCAGGGATAGTAATGCAGACGAATACAATATCGTGATGCGATATGATTTTGATGAGCAATTCAAACTAGAAGATTTTAATCAGTTGACAGTGGCATCTGTTTCAGGGCATTTTATTCCATTAAAACAACTGGCGGATATTGAATTTTCTGAAGCCCCAAGTATCATTAGCCATTTGGATAACGACAGAACGGCCACCGTTCTTGCCGATTTGGACAATGGTTATACCTTGGACCCCGTCATTGCGGGGATTCGAGCACAGTTGGATCAAATCAACTGGGAAGAGGGATATAGTTATACTTTCAAAGGGGATTTAGAGAATCGGAATGATTCATTTGGTGGGATGGGGGTCGCCTCCTTAATGGCTTTGCTGTTGATTTTTGGTGTTTTGATCATACAGTTTAAATCATTTAGCCAACCACTGATTATTTTCTCAGCCCTCCCCTTGGCTATTATAGGCTCTATCCTGGCTCTTTATCTGACGGGGATAGCCTTTTCGTTTACCGCTTTTGTGGGCTTAACCAGTTTGATCGGCATAGCGATCAATAACTCCATTGTGTTAGTGGATTATGCCAATAAATTGATAGCGGAAGGGAAATCCGTTATAGAGGCGGCCATCGAAGCAGGAGAAGTGCGCTTTATTCCCATTGTGGCGACAACCCTAACGACGATTTTGGGCCTTTTGCCGCTGACCCTTACTGGCGGAACCCTCTGGGCGCCTATGGGGTGGACTATTATCGGGGGATTGATTACGTCAACCACCTTTGTTTTATTACTGGTGCCAGTGTTATATCAATTGTTTACGAAAGAGGCGACGATCCCGACATTGGAACAAGCGCTTTAA
- a CDS encoding efflux RND transporter periplasmic adaptor subunit has protein sequence MKKVNHILFSLTLGLIAVACGNDAAQDNATKAPAARKVETFKAAAVDFEEIIFATGKLASKEESKLSFKTGGIIKKIYVNEGQQVEKGQLLAALDLSEIEAQTQQAGLGREQAAINIDNAKLAVKLAERDYRNVKALYEDSVATLEQLENVEAQLENTRNQLDAAEKGLAFNNRNVTVAEFNLQYSKIIAPSNGVILRRHAEANELASPGKVIFDFGTKDKAMVIRVNLTDKDIIHVDLGNQAKVKFDAYGDETFEGIIREIASIADPYTNTYEVEIEVISAGKKLFSGFIGTVEIESGAKTALFEIPVDALIKADAKQGEVFLVQNGKALKVPIEIHRIRGNQLLVSKGLKAADEVIVSSVGYIEEDETVLISQKNQN, from the coding sequence ATGAAAAAGGTAAATCACATTCTTTTCTCCCTGACCTTAGGCCTGATTGCTGTAGCTTGCGGAAATGATGCCGCTCAAGATAACGCAACCAAGGCCCCTGCCGCCCGAAAAGTCGAAACCTTTAAAGCGGCTGCTGTTGATTTCGAAGAAATCATCTTTGCTACAGGCAAATTGGCTTCCAAAGAAGAAAGTAAATTGAGCTTCAAGACAGGTGGGATTATTAAAAAAATATACGTCAATGAAGGTCAACAAGTGGAAAAAGGACAACTCCTGGCAGCATTGGACTTGTCGGAGATTGAAGCACAAACCCAGCAAGCTGGTCTTGGTCGCGAACAAGCGGCTATTAATATTGATAATGCCAAATTAGCCGTCAAATTAGCGGAGCGAGACTATCGGAACGTAAAAGCCCTTTATGAAGATAGTGTCGCAACCCTTGAGCAATTGGAAAATGTGGAAGCGCAACTCGAAAATACCCGCAATCAACTGGATGCGGCTGAAAAGGGCTTGGCCTTCAACAATAGAAATGTAACGGTAGCAGAATTTAACCTGCAATACTCCAAAATAATAGCCCCTTCAAATGGTGTTATCCTGCGCAGGCACGCCGAAGCCAATGAATTAGCTAGTCCGGGCAAAGTCATCTTTGATTTTGGTACCAAAGACAAGGCCATGGTGATTCGCGTAAACTTGACCGACAAAGACATTATACATGTTGACCTTGGAAACCAGGCCAAAGTGAAATTTGATGCTTATGGCGACGAAACTTTTGAGGGAATCATTCGAGAAATAGCAAGTATTGCAGATCCCTACACCAATACCTACGAAGTAGAAATTGAAGTCATTTCAGCGGGTAAAAAGCTCTTCTCAGGTTTTATCGGAACGGTAGAGATTGAGTCTGGCGCAAAAACGGCCCTTTTCGAGATTCCCGTTGATGCCTTGATCAAGGCCGATGCCAAGCAGGGAGAGGTCTTTCTGGTTCAAAATGGAAAAGCGTTGAAGGTTCCCATCGAAATTCATCGTATCCGCGGCAATCAATTATTAGTAAGTAAAGGCTTGAAAGCTGCTGATGAAGTGATTGTTAGCAGCGTGGGCTACATCGAAGAGGATGAAACCGTATTGATCAGTCAAAAGAACCAAAACTAA